In the Primulina eburnea isolate SZY01 unplaced genomic scaffold, ASM2296580v1 ctg739_ERROPOS11973397, whole genome shotgun sequence genome, one interval contains:
- the LOC140821755 gene encoding NAC domain-containing protein 54-like — MAPVSLPPGFRFHPTDEELVAYYLKRKINGQKIELEVIPEVDLYKCEPWDLPGKSLLPSKDLEWYFFSPRDRKYPNGSRTNRATKAGYWKATGKDRKVNSQMRAVGMKKTLVYYRGRAPHGSRTDWVMHEYRLDERECETNTGLQDAYALCRIFKKSLNMGPKVIGDEYVTSASDRSSSINDHHQHLYISGEDVDDIVTGPSSDAKWMQYLSEEAFSFPNPYSDCNPLPYPPSKVDIALECARLQHRFSLPPLEVQHLSQAYFSRDPTALSRPSPMFDDQNTNQTEFLEEILSVAQASHNLQNHDPWTAGTYAPTDDFSFFVHSNNPTIPDISSSRYMHNLREEQIHQPIEIEEKDEAFNPDRMVENLRWVGMSNKEFDKNFSDEFKSVPVENISSIQREGHDFQGKTSNQDLKNNQIVEGLVIDNTSDNFLVDDDGDMDDFSSTPNFDMYEKIQINHGLLISTRQAPKTFYYKVVPSKTVRVHHNPVAFHQFPITRSKSSGLCDKFVSFSRSMELGFFRAMKPWSLKNLMIQSRKRGLQENEGTNGFKGWSFCDEIVSTIRPYLALVLALFLSPFSHDL, encoded by the exons ATGGCCCCGGTGTCATTGCCACCTGGTTTCCGGTTTCATCCGACGGATGAGGAGCTTGTTGCATATTATCTGAAGAGGAAGATCAATGGTCAAAAAATCGAGCTTGAAGTCATTCCTGAAGTTGATCTCTACAAATGTGAGCCATGGGACCTGCCAG GAAAATCATTGTTGCCAAGCAAAGATCTTGAATGGTACTTTTTTAGCCCTCGAGATCGTAAATATCCCAACGGTTCGAGGACTAATCGGGCTACAAAAGCGGGATATTGGAAGGCCACAGGAAAGGACAGGAAGGTAAATTCACAGATGAGGGCTGTGGGCATGAAGAAAACCCTAGTTTACTATAGAGGGAGGGCACCTCATGGATCCCGGACAGATTGGGTCATGCACGAATATCGTCTCGACGAAAGGGAATGCGAGACGAACACAGGCCTCCAG GATGCTTATGCCCTGTGCCGAATattcaagaagagtttgaacATGGGGCCAAAAGTAATAGGAGATGAGTATGTAACATCAGCAAGCGATCGGTCCTCCAGTATAAATGATCATCACCAGCATCTTTATATCTCAGGGGAGGATGTTGATGATATTGTAACTGGACCATCAAGTGATGCAAAATGGATGCAGTACTTATCCGAAGAGGCCTTCAGCTTCCCAAATCCTTACTCCGATTGCAACCCGTTACCGTATCCACCATCAAAG GTTGACATAGCTTTAGAATGTGCAAGGTTACAACACCGGTTTTCACTTCCTCCATTAGAAGTACAGCACTTATCCCAGGCATACTTTTCTAGGGATCCTACCGCGTTGTCGCGTCCGAGTCCTATGTTCGATGATCAAAATACAAATCAAACTGAATTTTTAGAGGAAATCTTGTCGGTCGCTCAAGCTTCGCATAATCTTCAAAATCATGATCCTTGGACTGCAGGAACTTACGCACCTACTGATGATTTTTCATTCTTTGTTCATAGTAATAACCCAACGATTCCTGACATTAGTTCTTCGAGATATATGCACAACTTAAGAGAAGAACAGATTCATCAGCCCATTGAAATTGAGGAAAAGGATGAAGCTTTTAATCCGGACAGAATGGTAGAGAATTTGAGATGGGTGGGCATGTCAAACAAAGAATTTGACAAG AATTTTTCGGATGAATTTAAGAGTGTTCCGgtagaaaatatttcaagtatTCAAAGAGAAGGTCATGACTTCCAAG GAAAAACAAGTAACCAGGActtaaaaaataatcaaatcGTTGAGGGACTAGTGATTGACAATACAAGTGACAATTTCTTGGTTGATGATGATGGAGACATGGATGACTTTTCTAGTACACCAAACTTTGACATGTACGAGAAGATACAAATCAATCATGGATTGCTGATTTCGACCCGGCAAGCACCCAAAACGTTTTATTATAAAGTGGTTCCATCAAAGACGGTTCGAGTCCACCATAATCCAGTGGCATTCCATCAATTCCCGATAACAAGATCCAAGAGCTCGGGTTTATGTGATAAGTTTGTGTCATTTTCAAGAAGCATGGAATTAGGGTTTTTTAGAGCTATGAAGCCTTGGAGTTTGAAGAATCTGATGATTCAAAGTCGCAAAAGGGGTCTTCAAGAAAACGAAGGTACAAATGGTTTTAAGGGATGGAGCTTTTGTGATGAGATTGTGAGCACTATAAGGCCTTATCTCGCCCTTGTTTTGGCACTATTTCTATCACCTTTCTCACATGATTTGTAG